In the genome of Flavobacterium panacagri, one region contains:
- a CDS encoding phage holin family protein, with the protein MKTFLLYLVTATCLFFTPIVGLLIAVGAAIVLDTAFGIYRSIKVKGWKFVTSRRLSEIISKMLLYEMCIICLYIIDFFALTEFFQKWFSISFFATKICAIVLIFIEGVSIKENFEKATGKDVWALIKKALGRANEIKDSITDLKNTD; encoded by the coding sequence ATGAAAACATTTTTACTTTACCTAGTTACCGCAACTTGTTTGTTTTTTACTCCAATAGTTGGGTTATTAATAGCGGTGGGAGCAGCCATAGTTTTGGATACCGCTTTCGGAATTTACAGAAGTATAAAAGTCAAAGGATGGAAATTTGTAACAAGCCGACGTTTAAGTGAAATCATTTCTAAAATGCTTTTATATGAAATGTGTATAATCTGCCTTTACATAATAGACTTTTTTGCACTTACTGAATTCTTTCAAAAATGGTTCTCGATATCATTTTTCGCTACTAAAATATGTGCTATCGTTTTGATTTTTATTGAAGGGGTGTCCATAAAAGAAAATTTTGAAAAAGCTACAGGAAAAGATGTTTGGGCATTAATAAAAAAGGCTCTTGGACGAGCAAACGAAATAAAAGATAGTATTACTGATTTAAAAAACACCGATTAA
- a CDS encoding N-acetylmuramoyl-L-alanine amidase: MTAFISAGHNPKGIKVDPGAVANGLREADLTVEFRNLVVAELLKRKVKVITDKDDERLGDYLKRIKTGSGSVVLEFHFDAALSPTATGTTSLYGNDADRLDIAFSKELAEATSKILKIKNRGALSESQSHRGSLGLMRKEGIVSLLEVCFISNPSDIKAYNENKKELAVKIAEIVEHYENLI; this comes from the coding sequence ATGACAGCATTTATCTCAGCGGGGCATAATCCCAAAGGAATTAAAGTTGATCCAGGAGCGGTAGCAAATGGATTGCGTGAAGCCGACTTAACTGTCGAATTTCGAAATTTAGTAGTGGCCGAACTGCTTAAAAGAAAAGTAAAAGTTATAACAGACAAAGATGACGAACGTCTTGGTGACTATTTGAAAAGAATTAAAACTGGAAGCGGATCTGTTGTTTTAGAATTTCACTTTGATGCGGCGCTTTCGCCAACAGCTACAGGTACTACTTCTTTATATGGAAATGATGCAGATCGCTTAGACATAGCCTTTTCTAAAGAACTTGCAGAAGCAACCTCTAAAATTTTAAAAATAAAAAATAGAGGAGCGTTATCAGAGAGTCAAAGCCATAGAGGAAGTTTGGGGTTAATGCGAAAGGAAGGTATTGTTTCCCTGCTTGAAGTATGTTTTATTTCCAATCCATCGGATATAAAAGCATACAATGAAAACAAAAAAGAATTGGCGGTTAAAATTGCTGAGATCGTTGAACATTATGAAAATTTGATCTGA